Proteins from one Mercurialis annua linkage group LG7, ddMerAnnu1.2, whole genome shotgun sequence genomic window:
- the LOC126656370 gene encoding uncharacterized protein LOC126656370 produces the protein MMFSVSCFLKNPFSWLSILGLVLAGGLGFGLFSSTLILTSILASSAIFFKFSKQKPGFQADQTLQNDIILTSDQEISPKPLPVPEDEAQEHEQEQEQEQEGRSKIDEIHITRSSSPATLSENESLARSSTTSDDSELNFWQLQDNLLQSSDYSDGSISDDDSFIEIALPSGQYISHKKEEDHHKYINPQKKFQDFVPGTFFKQHGGLMELLAELNEMNIEEENLIEIDILMGSIKCPRFEVEA, from the coding sequence ATGATgttttctgtttcttgtttctTGAAAAATCCTTTTTCATGGCTGTCCATTCTTGGTTTAGTTCTTGCTGGTGGTTTAgggtttggattattttcgtcaACCCTAATTCTTACATCAATTTTAGCTTCATCggctatttttttcaaattttcaaagcAAAAACCAGGATTTCAGGCTgatcaaacattacaaaatgatATTATTCTCACTTCTGATCAAGAAATTTCACCTAAACCGCTACCAGTACCTGAAGATGAAGCTCAAGAACATgaacaagaacaagaacaagaacaagaaggAAGGAGTAAAATTGATGAGATACACATAACAAGATCTTCTTCACCGGCAACACTATCGGAAAACGAGAGTCTGGCTCGATCATCAACGACGAGTGATGATTCCGAGTTAAACTTTTGGCAATTACAAGACAATTTGCTTCAAAGCTCTGATTATTCTGATGGATCCATTTCAGATGATGATAGTTTCATTGAAATTGCACTTCCGAGTGGACAATACATTAGTCATAAGAAAGAAGAAGATCATCATAAGTATATTAATCCACAGAAGAAATTTCAAGATTTTGTTCCGGGGACATTTTTTAAGCAACATGGTGGTCTAATGGAGCTTTTGGCAGAACTAAATGAGATGAATATTGAAGAGGAAAATTTGATTGAAATTGATATATTAATGGGGTCCATCAAGTGTCCAAGGTTTGAAGTTGAagcttaa
- the LOC126656180 gene encoding fasciclin-like arabinogalactan protein 2, translated as MSTQPPLAATLLLTISLLLLISTTTDAHNITRILAKHPSFSSFNHYLTVTHLAADINRRQTITVLALDNAAMSSLIAKGLPIYTLRNVLSLHVLVDYFGAKKLHQITDGTTLTSSMFQATGTATGTSGYVNITNLKGGKVGFGAEDNDGKLDSLYVKSVEEIPYNISILQISQALNSAEAEAPTAAPSLNLTTIMSKQGCQTFLDLLKATGALSTFEETVDGGLTVFCPTDGAVNGFMPKYKNLTAAKKVSLLLYHGIPVYYSLQMLKSNNGVMNTLATEGANKYDFTVQDDGEDVKLETKVVTATVTGTLKDEEPLIVYKIDKVLQPRELFKAVEAPEPAPAPKGAKKKKPAKKGKAAAVEADAPGPDGATDDYADDTTAADDNGVSKMDGGRLAMVFLSLCSVVILF; from the exons ATGTCGACGCAGCCGCCGCTCGCCGCTACTCTCCTCCTCACAATCTCCCTTCTCCTCCTCATTTCCACTACCACCGACGCCCACAACATAACACGCATACTCGCTAAACATCCTTCATTCTCCTCCTTCAACCATTATCTTACCGTCACTCACCTCGCCGCCGACATTAACCGCCGGCAGACCATTACTGTACTTGCTCTCGACAATGCTGCTATGTCATCGTTGATAGCTAAAGGACTCCCGATTTACACTCTACGAAACGTGTTGTCCCTTCATGTTCTTGTCGATTACTTCGGCGCCAAGAAACTCCATCAAATTACCGATGGTACCACGTTAACTTCTTCTATGTTTCAAGCTACCGGCACAGCCACCGGAACTTCCGGTTATGTTAATATCACGAACCTTAAAGGCGGTAAAGTCGGGTTCGGCGCTGAAGATAATGACGGAAAACTTGATTCTCTTTACGTTAAATCTGTTGAAGAAATTCCGTATAATATCTCCATTCTTCAAATCAGTCAG GCGTTAAATTCAGCTGAAGCGGAAGCACCGACAGCGGCGCCGTCGTTAAATCTAACGACAATCATGTCAAAGCAAGGATGCCAAACCTTTCTAGATTTATTGAAGGCGACCGGAGCACTGTCAACTTTTGAAGAAACCGTCGACGGAGGATTGACGGTGTTTTGCCCCACCGACGGTGCAGTTAACGGCTTTATGCCAAAGTACAAAAACCTAACAGCAGCTAAAAAAGTGTCGTTACTTCTATATCACGGAATTCCTGTGTATTATTCATTACAGATGCTGAAGTCTAATAACGGCGTCATGAACACGTTAGCTACAGAAGGTGCTAATAAATATGACTTCACGGTGCAAGATGACGGTGAGGACGTGAAGTTGGAGACTAAGGTTGTAACGGCGACGGTAACGGGAACGTTAAAAGATGAGGAGCCgttaattgtttataaaattgataaggTGTTACAGCCTAGAGAATTGTTCAAGGCGGTGGAGGCGCCGGAGCCAGCACCGGCACCTAAGGGGGCTAAGAAGAAGAAGCCGGCGAAGAAGGGGAAGGCTGCGGCGGTGGAGGCAGATGCACCGGGGCCTGATGGGGCTACTGATGATTACGCGGATGATACAACAGCCGCTGATGATAATGGAGTGAGTAAAATGGACGGTGGAAGATTAGCTATGGTGTTCCTGAGTTTGTGCtcagtggtgattttattttaa